The Nitrosospira multiformis ATCC 25196 region GTTAAATGACCCCAGACCGTCACCGCTTGCTGTTATATTGGTAATGACGCCTGCGGCCGATGCAGCGGAAATGGAACCTCCGAATGTTAAAGCAGCTATCGCTATCTTGGAAAAATTATTCATTTGATCTCCTTATTATCACTGCGTTTATTAAAAGTTGCGTTCGAGCCGCTATAGGCTTTGCCTGTTTTCCATGTCTTTCAAGTCTGAAAACACACTATAGCTTTATTATTTCAAGCAAAATCTGTGCCATTTATTGTTTTTTCGCGAAAACATTAGCTTACGCGGCTAACCCTGCTTTTCAAGGGCGAGAATGTAATAAATTTCGACAAATAGCGGGTATATTTGGCCATGTCGCGGGCACAGCAGAAAGAACAAACCGCGGTCTTCCTTCAAAATCTCATATTTACCGTGCCATAAAACCGATGCGGAGATAGACTGCAAACAGGAAATGGAGCGGATACATCGCTTCATGCCTATTCCCACGGTTTCGCAGGAGGGCTCCGTTCAGGGACTTCAGATCGGTAAAGTCACATAGGTATTCAAAATTACCGGTGTTATTCTGCCTTTTAATAGAGATAGTAGACGGGTCGTTGTTGCCCCATTCCTTCGTCTATCCCTTATCAAACCTTGATCAGCTTATTGCTTTTCCTTCCTTGTCAAAATAAAATAGAAACAATTCTTATTTAATGAGATCATAAAAATTATTTCAAATTCTCATTTCCTACTGTCCGTTCCGCATTTTCAGAATGAGCCGTAAGGCATTGTCGTTACAAGGAATGTGTTTGCAGCAGCTCACGTAAAGTGAGATCAGAAATAATTCCCGATAATCGTTGAAAGAAGAATCTTCCTAACCATCCCGCCGGGATGAACGCTGCGCGTGGACGCAGCTTTTTAGCCAGCCAGCTCTTCCGGGGCAAGCCAGCCAGTTTTATGTTTGTTTATCCGTTTTGCCGGAGAGTACAGGCTGTGAGTAATAAAAATATACAAGACACCGATTTCATGAACACTTCATCGCTTGTTTCAAATGGAGCAGGTGAGAGCGGTGGTATCGGAGTGTTGAACTGCATGACTTCCCTTGAAAATGACAAACCCGTTCAAAAGAATGGGGAGAGGGCAGAATGCGGTTTTCGTCCACCTCCTCTTATCGGCGCCGTGCGTGGGGCCCTGATCGGGCTGGGGCTGGCCTCGCTGGTTCTGCCCCAGATGGCGATAGCAGAGTCAGACATTGCCGCCCACGCTTCCGCTATCACCTACAGTATTCCTGCGGGTGCAATGGCAGATGCGCTCAACCGTTTTGCGCAACAGGCGGGGGCCAGCATTTCTTTTGATGCGGCTGATGTGAAAGACGTCACCACAAAAGGACTGAACGGGAGATTTTCGGTTCAGGAGGGGTTGGAGCATCTTTTGGCTGGTAGCGGCTTGCAGGGAGTGCGGCAGGGAGAAGGCTACCTTGTAAGGAAGCAGCCAGAGGGAATGAGCGAGCAACCGACGGTACTGCCTCCTATCAGGGTGACTGCAAGTGCTGTAACCGAGCCGACGGACGGTTACATGGCGACCAAGAGTTTCAGCGCAACCAGGACAGATACGCCATTGCGCGATGTGCCCCAGTCCATAACCGTCATGACCCAGGATATGATCCAGGATCAGACTATGCAGAGCATTACCGATGTAGTGCGCTACGTACCAGGTGTCGTGCCCTCCCAAGGGGAAGGCAATCGTGATGCGGTGATTTTCCGCGGCAACAATACGACCGGGGATTTTTATGTCGATGGCCTGCGCGATGACGTCCAGTATTTCCGCGATCTCTACAATATCGACCGGGTTGAAGTTCTGAAGGGTTCCAACGGAATGATTTTTGGCCGCGGCGGCGCAGGAGGTGTAATCAATCGCGTGACCAAGGAAGCCGGTTGGACGCCGGTGCGGGAGATCGCGGCTCAATACGGGTCTTTCAGCCACAAGCGCATTGCTGTCGATCTGGGCCAACCCATCAATGATGTTGCGGCTGTTCGCCTCAACGCCATGTACGAGCATTCGAACAGTTTTCGCAATGACGTCGATCTGGAGCGCGGCGGCGTCAATCCCACGTTCACGTTCAAACCGACTGCGCAAACCAAAGTTGTTTTCAGCGGGGAATACTTTTTTGACCGCCGTACGGCGGACCGGGGCATTCCTTCATTTGGGACGCGATCAGGAGTCGTGGATTCCGGCCGTCCGGCTGATACTCACCGATCCACGTTCTTTGGTAATGCCGCCAACAGCCCGACGCACGTCGACGCTTGGTCGCTGAATTCGCTGATCGAGCATACCTTTGACAACGAGGTCAAGATACGCAACCGCACCCGCTATGCCAGTTACGACAAGTTCTATCAGAACATATATGCCAACGGTGTTGCCACGGCTGAGGATGCGACCGGCACGGTAGCGATTTCAGCCTATAACAACGCTACCCAGCGGGAGAACCTTTTTACCCAGACCGACCTGCTGTTCAAGCTGAACACCTGGGGCGTAAATCATGAATTCATGACGGGCGTGGAATATGGCCGCCAGATTTCGGATAATTTCCGCAACACCGGGTTTTTCAACAACAGCACCACAAGTGTGAACGTGCCTTTCTTCAACCCCACCGCGTTTGCGCCGGTTACCTTCAGGCAAAACGCCACGGATGCAGATAATCATGGTGTGGTGGAAGTGGTCGGCGTCTATGTTCAGGATCAGATTACCCTGCTTCCCCAAGTGAAGGCCGTTCTCGGCCTGCGCTACGATAATTTCGACGCCAATTTCGTGAACAATCGCAATGGTGAGCGGTTTCACACCAATGACGGACTGCTTTCTCCCAGGGTGGGCTTGATCTACAAGCCGATCGAGCCGGTTTCCATCTACGGCAACTACAGCCTTGCCTATGTGCCGCGGGCGGGTGACCAGTTGAGTTCTCTCAATCTGAGTAACGCCGCGCTTAAGCCTGAGCAATTCATGAACCTGGAGTTGGGCGCCAAATGGGATATTCGGCCCGATCTTTCCTTTACCGCAGCCATGTATCAGCTCGAGCGCAGCAATGTCCTCGCTCCCGTTCCAAACGATCCCACAAGGTCGATGTTGGTTGATGGACAACGGGCGCGTGGGGCAGAGGTAGGACTGATGGGTCGGATCACTCCACAGTGGAGCATGATGGGAGGATACGCCTATACCGATGCGGAAATTACACGGACTATAACGGGTGCGAGAGCAGGGGCCGTAGTGGCCCAGGTTCCGAAGCATACTGTTTCCATGTGGAACCGCTATGATTTCACGCCTTTCCTCGGGCTTGGATTGGGTGTGATTCACCGAAGCAGCATGTACGCCGCGCTCGACAACACGGTGCTGCTGCCAGGCTTTACGCGTATGGATGCAGCGATGTTCGTGCGGCTCAACAAGGTTATCCGCGTCCAGGCAAATATCGAGAATCTGGCCAATATCGACTATATCGCCTCCGCGAATAACAATAACAACATCCTGCCCGGGGCGCCGCGTATTTATCGCCTGACGGTGGTTGCCAATTTTTAGACTCCTAAGCTCGACCCAATATTCCTCTTCCCTCCTCCTCCCACTGTGGGGGAGGGGCGGGAAGAGAGGGAATGGCAGCCTGAATGGTGAGGATAGGATGGAGGCGTTCAGATCCAGGATGCAGCCGCTATCCGGGTTACCAGGCATGAAACTGTTTGACGGTGGCATCCTATTTCTCCCTCTCCCATGTTTCCTCTCCGTAGCGGGAAGGGAGTAAAGCAAAAGGATCAGAAGGGAGGAGAGGTAAAAAATAGGCCTCGGCCGAAAAAATTCAAGTTCCGCTGCCAGCACTTCGGCGGCGCACGATCATACTCATCAGTCCCAGCCCCGCAAGCATCAAGGCGTAGGACTCCGGCTCCGGTATCATGCTGCTCGGACTTCCGAGGGATGCGCTAGTATTGAAGCTGAGCGACCCACTGCCGGGGCCGGCGGCAAAGATGCCGAAAACGAGGTTTCCTGATTTTGAGTCGGGCGATTCCCCATAGTAGGAGCCCAGGGAAAAAGAGGCATTCGAGTATGAATTGGAACTTCCATTGTCTTCATGGCCATAAAAATTTGCGGAAGCGCTGACCGAGGCCGAGGAGGAGCCATAATAGTTATATTGCTCTCCCCCAGTTATGTCTAATGTATAGGGGATGGTTATGGTAAGTACCCCAGGCCCGTCGAAAGTGAAGCGTTCCGTCCGATACCCGGAGGCTGAGGCGCTGGGGGTATCCCAGTAGTAAGAAGAACCTTCACCGAAGGATTGAGCACTGGCCGAGAAGGCTGAAGCGGAGGCGGAAGCAGAGGAATAGGTGCTGGTAGTGGCCTCCGCATTTGCGGCTAAAGTGGATGTCCAGTCGTAGATCGACCTTGTATTGTATTCACTTCCCTCACCCGGAACGTATGCGGATGAACTTAAGCTGGTGGATTCATTGGAGAAAGTTACGGTAGGTATGTTTCCATCCACGCCCGTCACCGAAACCTGGAGCCGGCTCCAGTCGAGCGAAGCGCTGGCTGTTCCATCAGCGTAAGCTGACTGACCGAATATGAAGCCTGCACAGCAACCCATTAATGTCAAACTGCGTTTAATCGAGCTCATGATAACCCCCCTGAACATGAAGAGACAGATGCGTCTGCATCTGCTTCAGCCGAATAGCTGAAGCAAGACTATAAGGGGGAGATTCCCGGTTTTTCCGTACACTCCTGAACTGACAAGAAGGCTAAATAGGCGTACGCTGGGAGCCGCGTCTTTTGGGCTTTTACCATCCTTTATTGCAAAAGACGAAGCGCCTGTTCAGAGTGTGCTCATTCCTGAGCTTGAGCAAAGGCTCAGGCGGCCGCGATGGTCAAGACAGGTGGATGGGTTGCCGCAGGTACTTGGCTTGAGGAAAACGCACTAACAGCATCGTGTCACTTTGCCATTGCCGCCATACCTTGCTTCCTGGCGCTCACGGAAAAATTCCTCGTATGTCATGACGGGCCGGTCCGGATGAGCGCGGTGCATGTGTGCGACGTAAGTGCTGTATTCGGGCATGCCTACCATCAGCCGCATGCCCTGCCCGAGATAACGCAATCCACTCGCAATTCTGGTTAACATCGTTTGCTCCTCCTCGATAATTTTCCCGAAATCACCTTCACGTTCTGTCATCACGTCCTTGGCACGGCTTCAACCGGCAATAACTCGCATGGCGTTTCCCTGGCGGTGGGAGTGCCGAGCGCGCGGGCTCGCAATACCGTGCGGATGCCGAAAGCCAGCATGCTGATGAGTACCAGCATGAACAATGCCGCCAGCGACGCGTTGATGTAATCGTTGAAAATCACCTGCTGCATCTGGCCGATGGATTTGGCCGGCGCAAGCACCGTGCCTTCCGTGACGGCTTCCCTGTATTTGTTTGCATGCGCCAGAAAACCGATGCGTGGATTGGCATCGAATATCTTCTGCCAGGCTGCGGTCAGAGTGCAGACAAAAACCCAGATGGCGGGGAGAATTGTCACCCACGCGAAACGATCTTGCTTCATCTTGAACAGGACACAACTGCACAATACCAGGGCAATGCCCGCCAGCATCTGGTTGGAGATGCCAAATAGCGGCCACAGGGTATTGATGCCACCCAGAGGATCGACCACTCCCTGATAGAGAAAGTAACCCCAACCCGCGACACAGACGGAAGTGGCAATCAGATTGGCGGTTATGGAATCGGTACGCTTCATGAAAGGAATGAATGAGCCCAGCAGATCCTGCAACATGAAGCGTCCGGCGCGGGTACCCGCATCGACCGCGGTGAGGATGAAAAGCGCCTCGAACAGAATGGCGAAGTGGTACCAGAAGG contains the following coding sequences:
- a CDS encoding TonB-dependent siderophore receptor; the encoded protein is MSNKNIQDTDFMNTSSLVSNGAGESGGIGVLNCMTSLENDKPVQKNGERAECGFRPPPLIGAVRGALIGLGLASLVLPQMAIAESDIAAHASAITYSIPAGAMADALNRFAQQAGASISFDAADVKDVTTKGLNGRFSVQEGLEHLLAGSGLQGVRQGEGYLVRKQPEGMSEQPTVLPPIRVTASAVTEPTDGYMATKSFSATRTDTPLRDVPQSITVMTQDMIQDQTMQSITDVVRYVPGVVPSQGEGNRDAVIFRGNNTTGDFYVDGLRDDVQYFRDLYNIDRVEVLKGSNGMIFGRGGAGGVINRVTKEAGWTPVREIAAQYGSFSHKRIAVDLGQPINDVAAVRLNAMYEHSNSFRNDVDLERGGVNPTFTFKPTAQTKVVFSGEYFFDRRTADRGIPSFGTRSGVVDSGRPADTHRSTFFGNAANSPTHVDAWSLNSLIEHTFDNEVKIRNRTRYASYDKFYQNIYANGVATAEDATGTVAISAYNNATQRENLFTQTDLLFKLNTWGVNHEFMTGVEYGRQISDNFRNTGFFNNSTTSVNVPFFNPTAFAPVTFRQNATDADNHGVVEVVGVYVQDQITLLPQVKAVLGLRYDNFDANFVNNRNGERFHTNDGLLSPRVGLIYKPIEPVSIYGNYSLAYVPRAGDQLSSLNLSNAALKPEQFMNLELGAKWDIRPDLSFTAAMYQLERSNVLAPVPNDPTRSMLVDGQRARGAEVGLMGRITPQWSMMGGYAYTDAEITRTITGARAGAVVAQVPKHTVSMWNRYDFTPFLGLGLGVIHRSSMYAALDNTVLLPGFTRMDAAMFVRLNKVIRVQANIENLANIDYIASANNNNNILPGAPRIYRLTVVANF
- a CDS encoding PEP-CTERM sorting domain-containing protein; amino-acid sequence: MSSIKRSLTLMGCCAGFIFGQSAYADGTASASLDWSRLQVSVTGVDGNIPTVTFSNESTSLSSSAYVPGEGSEYNTRSIYDWTSTLAANAEATTSTYSSASASASAFSASAQSFGEGSSYYWDTPSASASGYRTERFTFDGPGVLTITIPYTLDITGGEQYNYYGSSSASVSASANFYGHEDNGSSNSYSNASFSLGSYYGESPDSKSGNLVFGIFAAGPGSGSLSFNTSASLGSPSSMIPEPESYALMLAGLGLMSMIVRRRSAGSGT
- a CDS encoding YbdD/YjiX family protein, with the protein product MLTRIASGLRYLGQGMRLMVGMPEYSTYVAHMHRAHPDRPVMTYEEFFRERQEARYGGNGKVTRCC